agagaatactaGAATAGTGTGCACGTACTCTATTAAGACGGATGGTTCCGAGAGTCTAATGGAAAGATGCCAACAACTGAATGGGGCGGACATATGACCCGTTTTAATATTAAGACAGATAGTTCCGAGAGTCTAATGGAAAGATGCCAACAACTGAATGGGGCGGACTGGGCCTCATCAGACACATCTCAGAATTTAGAGACTGGCAGAGTAGAGGATAGTGTTATCATATACAGGCACTCCGTAGAATATAAAATGATACGGAGTATGATATTGTGGGAATATTATTCTATTATCACATACTATTATGTTAGAGATATATATAAGGAGATAATAATGATGATAGCAGCAATTATTGTGTTAACCTTCGTAGTTTATAGAACAGTTTTAATTCGAGTGTCTGTGTTTAGAAATTGGAGAATATTTGTTTTAACTATTGTTAGACTTGTGTAATGTTATGGTTATCATCCACATTTCAGAGGCACTCAGGAGCATTGCATTCTGAATTGTGCTTTGTGTTGTTCAGGCAACTCTCAGTGGCATTTCATTTCACAGGTACTTGGTACATAGATTAATCGGTAACGAAAATAACAAGGGAAAAGAAATTGTGTTTGTCCAAGCCAAAACCCCGTGACATGAAGCTAATTATGGGCATGCTAAGGCCAGGACACTCCTTGAGCTTCAGCTGTCATTTGATTTGGTTTTTGACGCAGTTTTTAAAATTTCTCACAAATGCAAAAATGAAAGCATTCATCTTATGGGAGACCTAGCTACGACTGGTGCACTATGTCTGTACAAATATACCGTGTGTGGCCTGCAATTTTATTCCACTCCCACTGTTTAGAAGTCCCTTTATTCTATTTATATTGTCGTTATTTGACTTTAGTAGTCAAATGATATGAACTTCGGCAGCTATGATACCGCTATACACTCTAAAAACAAAATATAACTTCTTTAAATGATAACATGGACATTATTGTTCAATCAAACATCAAACATGAATAATATTTCACTGCAATTCTCCATATATTTGAATAACATATATTCGCTACCATATTtttgaagaatttttttttttatcattggtTGATAACAATCTTATTTGAAGAGATTTCTAAGTTCGTATCATTGCAATATATTCTGAACTATTATTGTTTAAATCTGTTTGCTTCTTTGATCGACAACTTTCATGGCGAGGCTTATAGCTTATACGACCAAACTATGTCTCACTTTATAAGTTCCTTCAGAATTCGCTGGTAACACAGTAATGTGCTCGCTTATTTACGATGCTAATTTATTCCAAAAAAATCAACAGTTCGATTACAAAGACCGGTGTTGGTGACAGGGGTATAAGGGAAGATAAGAAATACAAGCTCGAACAAAAAAAAAGGTTAAGTAACTAGAGAACATTTAATCTATTGTAAAACGGTTATACAAAAAAGAGTAGGTTTGTTTTGAGACGATCTCAACATAagacgggatttaataataaagaCGGAAAAGGTAAAATTATCTTGTGATTATTTAAAATGGTAAAATGGTCATATTTTATCGTAAAACGGTAAAAAaataaacatgtgattattgtgttTGTGTTAAACTATACAATTATCTAGTCTTATAAAtcatactccctcttattctaaATAATAATCTTCCTCCTTTCCTTTTTTTATCTATTCACAATACCTTTccttttccttatttagtaaaattttatacttcctccgtttttatatgatctacccatttgttgaatataGGGGtgtagtattttaataaaatgggtagatcatatgaaaaaaacggagggagtacttattttaatcaactcaccccataacaatacttattttaatagCCTTACCCTATAACATTACTTATTTTAATCGTCTCAcgcacaataataccccacaatactttCTCTCTTTCCAATTACCTCAACCCACCATAATACTTTAGCTTATTTAATTTGGGTTTCCTTAATTTCGTGTCACCCTAATAAGAGAGTGACTAAATAGTTTCAATAACTAACTTGTTTTACAATAGGCTTGTATAAGACCGCCTAAACAAGTTTGTAACTTAATCAAAGATAAACGCAAACTCGGGAGTAAGTTTGTATAAGGAGCAATGGAGATGGAAATTTACTCATACACCCGACTCGAATACGGACTAAACCAAATGATTTCCGCCCAAAAAACAAATAAACCAGATGATGGttcacacccaaaaaaaaaaaaaacaaattaaaacgcAGGGAGACAAGAAGAAGGAAAGAGCAGCAAAAATATTCATGTGTAGAGAATAGTAAATCCAACTGAGATCAAGTCAAGATTTTAATTACTGTGGTAATTCTTTTACCCTTATCTAATTttattgttttgtcttatttatttCTCTCATCTTGGTACATTTTTTACAATTTTGCTCCACTCGTTTCATTTTACGGTTTTACCTCGTTTCCGTGATTGTGGTACTGGTACAGTCatattcatgtctttacttgatACGGAGTACCTTATTATCTTATCTCCTTTTGATCAATTATTAAAAGTATCTGTAATGAGATACCCTAGTTTCAATCATATTTTAAATTGATTTCAAAATTGATTGACAAAATCAAATTGAATGTATAAAACATTAGAACGAGGAGAATTGCTATCCACCTACTATTTTCTATTTCTCCTCTAATAACCGGTTagaatatacttcctccattcaactccactctaccactttgctttttcgCGTTCGCCAATGCATGTTTTACgtggtaaatatcgttagctacgtatttgcaaaaattataaaagttagatatttttaatgtactcgtaaagacgaatcaaacaaaatcccacatgaatatattttcacttatgtattgagagaaaatcgagaTTTAATGTGCACTTGTGAATAGTGGAGAAAATgaaaataggtagagtggagttgaatggaggaagtacgaAGTACTGTATTTCCTCTATTCTCCTATTTTCTTCCCATTTACTTTATTGCGGTTTCTAAAACGTACCTTTGACCGTATTTTTCAATATCTATAGTACTTTTTTTGTCGAATTTCTTTTTCTTAAAAATTGATATTAATCATAAATATTTTAGttttaaataaataatttttaTTCTCTGACTTGGTCAAAGTTTGGAAACTTTGACCTCCaaaaaataaataagaaaatAGGAGAATGGATTATATGGGGTAGTAtatttcacaaattcttgtttgtgaccaaagatatccgtcactcttgagtgacggataccattttacctcacaaagtacccactttttctctctctgcaacactattcatgtggtccctttctccactaatccattttgttaccattttatctcacaaaatatccgtcacaaatggtaacccatcacaagggagaccaattgagtATATTTAGCTTCGTCTACTTGTCAATCAACAACACACAATATATATTATCTTAATTGATTCTAAGGGGACAGAGGGAGGTGGAATAAAAGGTGGGAAAGAGATGAGACGCCCATTGATTTGGGAGTCTAAAATGCAAGTCAAGTTTAATGATTGTCGTTTGAAATCTTGTGCCAAAGTGTGGATTTTATCAACTATGAACTCAAATAATTGGACTTCTTTATTTTTAGACCACTCATTTCATATCTCCATTATCCGCACCCTGAAATCAGTTGATTGAAATCGTCCTCACAAATTTTAAAACTAATATAATTCCGAAGAATTGGAGAGAGTATTATGTTTATTCCAAATCCCATTTACATAATAATGTGAACAGGTCTAAAAATGAAAGGAGGAATTTCCGACAACATTATTCATGTTTCAGactcattattgtaattttcggaacttttagttaaattttttgaAAGTTTTTCGAGCATACCTTATATCATTACCAATTCGCATCCACTAAATTTTTTGCCCCTAAGCGTAAATCATGGCTCCGCCAATGAGAGTATTCGGATGATCAACCCAGAGTTTGAGTTTGGATTGCAACTGAGATGAATCAAGTACAATTATTTGAGAGACAGACGTTATATTTTTACAGCACATTAACGTACAATAATGAACTTGAAACATGAATGATGGTGTCGGAAATTACTCCTTTAATTTTCAGACTTGTTCACATTATTATGTAAATGGGATTTTGAATAAACTTTAGGAGTGAAAGTTAGATTGACATGGAAATTTACCGATACCACATAAAAATTTGCAGGGAGACAAAAACAAGCAAGAAGATCATTTATAATGACGGAGTAAATCCAATTGAGACTTTAATTACTGTGGTAATTCTTTTACCCGTGTCTAATTTTATTGTTTTGTTGTACTCATCGTTGTCTCATTCTGTTACGTTTTTGATTATTTTACCCCTTTCATTTCGTTTTACCAAACTTCCGTTGTCATAGTACTGGTAATTTACTTGATAGTAACTTATATCCTTTTGATCAATTCACTATCTCTAATCATTTACTCCGTAGTACACTAGtttcaatcaaatttcaaattcaaattgaATGTATGAAACATTATTGACctcaaataattttaaaaagTAGTGTAGTTTGATGGAAATTTAacatattactccctccattcaactccacaagaccattatctcttttgcacactattcacaagcggacattcaacttcaattttttctcgatacataagtgaaaatatattcatgtgaaatCTTATTTGAtacgtctttaagagtacattaaaaatatctaacttttataatttttgcaaatacgtaagtAAAGATATTTGCCGAGTAAAAaccgcgttggcaaacgtgataaaataTAATGaccttgtggagttgaatggagggagtattaggaaaGGATAGGAGGAAATTTCTATACAATCACTCATGTTTAGGGATGACAGTGGGttggggacccgacccagaccctgagggtcgggcCCTAATGGGttgggtatgggtctcattttttcagacccaatgggtatgggtcgggtatgggtcttaagaaaatatttcggatctgggtccgggtctaagttatgagacccatacccgacccttagaccctttattaaaaaaaaaaaaaaaaaaatcaaaatcacaacttttttgaattcatactggcagagcgtagaaacccaactaaaatctctttctcttccctcatcccataaagtgataaaatccAACCAAACTCTTTTTGACAATACCATCACTCCACctctgacacaagaaaaccagcACCACCTGATACGCGAttgacaaccacctctctaataggtgGCGACCGACAAgcaccattaacggcagattaataaactcataatgttaaaatagtatgaattttttttaatattatagacctcaTAGCTGTTAATCTTATTACTAAAATGGCTGAAACTCAGACCCGCGGGTAGACCtagaccctacccttacccatagggtccgggtatgggtcctcaaattttagacccttgcgggcttgggtcgggtacgggtccaaagggaaaatctcgggtccgggtccgggtctaggcggaccctacccaaaccctacccattgccatccctactcaTGTTGCAAGCTGTCGTTCGATGGAAATTTAACATGAACTCGTACCTTGCTTTTAACATTATTGTACGTTTGGTCGGTTGTTGTGCTATAAATGTAAAACGTGTGTTGCCAAATACCCGTAATTGTcgtttaagacgggtcaaatatataTCAAATCACTTCACTTATTACCTAAAAAATGTCAAATCACTTCACTTTTACCTAAGAAATTTGTAAAAAAAGATTCAATGAGAAAAAATTGATTCAAAAAAGAAATTGAACTTACTAGTGTCGAGTTCTCCATTATTCAAAGTTCAGTTCGTCTTGCTTAAGACCGCCTTATTTTAGACCGtaataagacctctcacaagtgagaagcacatgggtaGTGGGACATTCgcatgtgctttcccactcacacccCAAATGGATTTTCTATGAGAGGAAATAATATCGGTCTGATAATTTCAGACGGATATAACGgtttgaaataagaatttgtgttcgaAGTTTTAGCTGTTACCTTTGTAGAATTAACAATTACTTCCCTGTGGGTGTAAACGAGCCGATTTAATAATCTAACGGAACGCCAGTCCTACTGGCCTACTTGGCAATTGGCATTGACATTTCAATGACAAAAGTCTTTACCAAGTCAACAAATTTTACAAAACAAGttatgaaatcttgtcctctctATTATTGCTTATCCATTTATTGAAATCTTGCCCTCTCTATTATTGCTTATCAAATCACTCTATTTTTTACTTTCTCTATTCCATAtgatagtttacatttgctttatacaCGTATGTCAATACTTGTTTTAATATCTTTAGTTGCATatcattaaaaattataaaaaattgatattcATAATGCACTCGGTTAAGTGGGTTAACAATGATATTCTTTAGTGTCcaaaaaacaaatgtaaacaattcaatggaacggaggaagtacTTACCACCATATGGTGATTAGTTAGAAAAAGTTGCTTATCAAATCACTCTACTTATTAGCTAACCAATTCATTAATAACTCGACAATTTTGGATCGTAGTTTGAACATACCACACATAATCTCTCCTGTTTTATCAATAATTTTACTAATACCatcttttaattaatttaattaataaaagGTTTTTTTACAAATAGGGTTTAGCTTTTGATATTAATGTAGTGTTCTTGAAGAGGTGGTTGTGGGGTCGTCGAACTGGCCGGAGCGGGGTGGTCGGAGGGCACGACGGGTCGTCAAATTTGCGGCAGTGGTGGATCATTAAACATACCGGAGTTTAAAGTTGTATCTCCACCGATTACATTTTGCTGATAATATAACAAAACACAAGCAAAAGTAGAACAATAATTCTTTGGTTTTTGATTGTAGAGATTTGCAAAGTTGACAAACTAACAAGGCTAGCGTCATTCGATTTTCTAACTTTTGGGTTGGGAGAAGGACGAAGGGAGGGTTTGTTTTCTTAacttttgggtttttgattttctaTCATATAAGACCATTCTAATTATGTTATAATCTGCTAATTACTAAACATCCATTCCGAATTCTTGTAATTTTGTAATTTGATAGTCAAATATGTTACTAAAACTTGCTAATCATATTTTGCTAACGTTATCCGCTATTATTAATTTGTTTCCTACTATTTGCCAAACAAGGCAGTTAAGCAACAAGAGTATCGTGTTGAACTTTTTACCTCGTTGGTGGATACATCAAGCACAAATATTTCCTTGAGTTGTTTGTAATAAAAGATATAATGATACAATTTTAGTTTACAAGAAAATTTGAATTAATACTTATTACGTAGTATTAGAGTATTAGAGTATTAGTTTACCTCGTTAGTTTGAATTAATACAACTAGAGTATCGTGTTGAAGTTCTCTACGAAGTCGACTCACATCCTAAGGGCATTGACTTGTCAATGACAAAGTCTTTACGAAGTCAACTCTATTTATGAACCACAGGATTGTGCTGTAAACATGTGGTTACTCATCTTTACAAAGTCTTTACCAAGTCAGCTGTCATCAGCCCTTCTACTTGCTGGTTTGCTACTACTTAATGGTGTACAACTTTTAATCTGAAATCTTGCATTTACAAATTACAAACATAACCAAAAAAACAAAGAAGAGAAACTCAGTGAGATCATTCATTTTCCCACAATAATCATGGATCCTGCAACAACTTTAGCTGTAATCCAAACTATACTTACTGCTATCCAAACTTTGCCTCAGTTACTATCAATGCTCTCTATTTCTCATTGCAAATCCAAACTTGATGACCTCCAAAACACTGTCGAAAAGGTCGGAGCTGTTCTTGAGGATGCTGGTGCCAAGCAGGACTCTCTTAACGCCCAGGAGAAGCATTACATCCAAGAGCTCAAAGATGCTGTTTACGACGCTGACGATGTGTTAGATGAGTTCCTAACCCTTGCCAAGCAGAACCAACTCAGGGAAGATAGTGATAAATTCTCTGACAAGGTAAAATCCTTTATTTCACGATTTGAGCATCTTACACACAAACTCTCTAGTAAAGTCGAAACGGTTAATGACAATTTGAATAAAATTGCCACTAAGAGTGATAAATTTAGTTTTAAGGTTGACTTTAAGCCTATAAAATTTACAAAGGAGGAGAGTTCTTCTTGTTTGTCTGATGAAATCATCGGGAGAGAGGAAGATGCGGAGAAAATTGTAGGTGTGTTGTTGGGTTCTGATAATCTTGATCACCCAAATGTTTCTTTGCTTTCCATTGTGGGGATGGGAGGTTTAGGAAAAACCGCTCTTGCCCAACTTGTGTATAACGATCCTAGGATCACTGAGGCATTCCCACTGAAGAGGTGGACTTGCATCGCTGATCAGGATCAACAACAGTTGGACTTGAAAGAGCATTTAGCAAAGGTGGTGAAAGGACCATCCATTGATGCTACATCGTCTTTGGAGGAGGTGCATCATGAAGTTAATAAGCAATTGGGAGGGAAGACATATTTGCTCGTGTTAGATGACGTGTGGACTGAAAGTTATCATGAATGGCAGCAGTTCCAAGGGTTTTTGAAGGTTGGCGGAAGGGGGAGTTGGATAATTGTAACTACACGCTCGAAAACAACTGCCCAAATGATTGCAGGTGATCAAATGCATGAGTTGCGAGGTTTGTCAGAACCGGAGTCATGGCATTTGTTCGAAAGGATGGCGTTTCAAGGAGTAGAAAGAGATGATGAATTGGTTAAACTTGGCAAAGAGATTGTAAAAAAGTGTATCAATGTCCCGCTTGCTATTAGAGTGGTAGGAAGTCTTCTGCGTGGTCAATCCTTGTCTAAGTGGTTATCATTTCACGACAAAGGCTTAGACTGTCTTACTGAGAGTAATGATGCCATGATGACCCGCATATTGAAGCTAAGTTACGATCAACTTAACCCTTCCTTGAAGACTTGTTTTGCCTACTGTGCTATCTTTCCCAAGGATTGGGAGATTAGTAAGAAAATGTTGATTCAGCTTTGGATGGCACAAGGCTACATTAGCTCTGATAATTTGGGCGAAGAATACTTTCTTATATTGCTTCATAGGTGTTTTTTCCAAGATATACACGAGGATGAATTTGGGGGGATTAAGTCGTTTAAGATTCACGATCTCTTGCATGATATTGCTGAAAAAGTAGCGGGCGAAGAGATTTTCAGGTTCAGTTTTGATACTTCTAATGTGGGTAAAAGAGTTCGCCATCTCTCTCTTGTGAGCTACCCTCATGCACAGCATATCTTCAAAAATACTCATATTCGTACGTGCCTTCAAATTAAGGCTAGAGTGGACCAATTACTGGCAAGTAAATCAATATTGAAATGGACATGCTTAAGGTCACTGGATTTGAGTTATTCAGGGTCCAAGAGTTTACCAAAATCAATAGGTCAACTGTTGCATCTGAGGAGTTTAGACCTCTCAGACAATACCAATCTAGAAGTTCTTCCCAAGTCAATAACAAAGCTAGTAAATCTCCAAACTTTGAATTTACATTTTTGTTGGAGTTTAAAACAATTGCCAGATGATGTGAGCAAGCTAGTTGATCTAAGCACCTTAGATATAGGTGACTGTTTTGCACTGAGATATGTGCCAATGCCGGCAGGCATAGGTATGTTGACCAATCTCCACACTCTATGCCAATTTGTGGTGGGTGGGCGAATAAGATCAGCTTCAAAGCTATGTTTTAATGGGTTGGTAGACCTAAAGCACCTGAACAAATTGAAAGGGGATTTGCAGATTGAAATAGCAGTATTTAAAAATGCAAAATTTGTGAAGGAAGAACATGGTGGTGGAGGCTATTTAAGGAGTAAGGAACACCTACAGAAGATTGTTATTAGCTTTAGACGCGGGGAGGAGTATGGAAGCAAGGAGTCTGAGCAAGCATTGTTGGAAGAGATGGAGCCTCATCATGATATCAAGACATTGGAGTTGAAGGGTTATCATGGTGAGACAATACCGAGATGGCAAGGGAGGGTGGATAACTCGGCGTTGTTCGATTTCCCTAATCTTGTCACTTTGCGGATCGTACATTGCAGTGAGCTTCTCTATCTGCCTTGGCAAATTGGGAAACTGCCCCACCTTAAGACGCTAGAGATTTCAGGATTGCCGAATATGGAATATGTGGCAGACTCAGA
The Silene latifolia isolate original U9 population chromosome 11, ASM4854445v1, whole genome shotgun sequence genome window above contains:
- the LOC141610961 gene encoding putative disease resistance protein RGA1, translated to MDPATTLAVIQTILTAIQTLPQLLSMLSISHCKSKLDDLQNTVEKVGAVLEDAGAKQDSLNAQEKHYIQELKDAVYDADDVLDEFLTLAKQNQLREDSDKFSDKVKSFISRFEHLTHKLSSKVETVNDNLNKIATKSDKFSFKVDFKPIKFTKEESSSCLSDEIIGREEDAEKIVGVLLGSDNLDHPNVSLLSIVGMGGLGKTALAQLVYNDPRITEAFPLKRWTCIADQDQQQLDLKEHLAKVVKGPSIDATSSLEEVHHEVNKQLGGKTYLLVLDDVWTESYHEWQQFQGFLKVGGRGSWIIVTTRSKTTAQMIAGDQMHELRGLSEPESWHLFERMAFQGVERDDELVKLGKEIVKKCINVPLAIRVVGSLLRGQSLSKWLSFHDKGLDCLTESNDAMMTRILKLSYDQLNPSLKTCFAYCAIFPKDWEISKKMLIQLWMAQGYISSDNLGEEYFLILLHRCFFQDIHEDEFGGIKSFKIHDLLHDIAEKVAGEEIFRFSFDTSNVGKRVRHLSLVSYPHAQHIFKNTHIRTCLQIKARVDQLLASKSILKWTCLRSLDLSYSGSKSLPKSIGQLLHLRSLDLSDNTNLEVLPKSITKLVNLQTLNLHFCWSLKQLPDDVSKLVDLSTLDIGDCFALRYVPMPAGIGMLTNLHTLCQFVVGGRIRSASKLCFNGLVDLKHLNKLKGDLQIEIAVFKNAKFVKEEHGGGGYLRSKEHLQKIVISFRRGEEYGSKESEQALLEEMEPHHDIKTLELKGYHGETIPRWQGRVDNSALFDFPNLVTLRIVHCSELLYLPWQIGKLPHLKTLEISGLPNMEYVADSETLVSDEGSSLFPCLDFLQISELPKLKGWWRRSKSGSEMVNSSDSRRSREGQVEWESSPCFPLLKILSISNCENMMFVPLCPQLEHLTIFDSRADMRCAHCPLSCTKLERLEINNLEWLKSMPIEYSQFLSEIAIWSDGRIERLGEVNEFPTYLLSSVRTLCIGSCPELVSIRGWLEHLFALEYLRIIECPKVELGGMSWHNLAGSLQHLQLSGLKEMEELPEGMQYCTSLQSLFIWYCPKLKSMPKWMPKLTSLQEFELWHCSESLFKRCQKPNGEDWPLIHHISRIILQ